One Phycisphaerae bacterium genomic window carries:
- a CDS encoding S9 family peptidase, with protein sequence MRRTWHSSLVLAILAFVTAAGQAQPPQRTHEITVDDYLTVHQLTDCAPSPDGKYVAYVELRWGEHDAPRSTDLWVVETATQRPTRLTFEPGNDDSPQWAPDGAHLYFVTKRNRGAKQPPLDGSRQVWVTGTHPGEPLAITRVKGGITAYQLAQDGRSLYYTKDGEEAEQEWKTLRKKYSDIKFGDGAVKYTEIWKLNLENWREEKVVAPLRVITEFHVAPDESRIAMITTPDDRLITKEGQSRVDIFDVKTGEITTLPDTLYRAQAPSPYGWLENLAWSSDGQALAWTVDFDGYPGEILVAEWKGATVTVRMLKRPDEIHVAGPLHWLPGTSDLCFIGQQRARKRVECIANVRDGGQGDLRMLTPGDVVVDRFAFAAASRQLAYLMSDTEHTPDVFWLDPSKPDAAGVRLTNVNPQIDTWKLPQISLFTWKAPDGAEVEGILELPPDYKAGQGPLPTVIEVHGGPTDATWFHLRYWIYGRTLFAARGYALLSPNYRGSVGYGDRFLMQLIGHENEIELQDILSGVDALVAKGIADPDKLGVMGWSNGGFVTNGLITATQRFKAASTGAGVVDQFMQWGLEDTPGHVINYMRGLPWERAEAYMKASPAYKLGAVTTPTIIHVGEEDTRVPAAHSRSLYRGLKEYTQVPTILLVYPGAGHGLAIADHRKGKLEWDLAWFDRYLLGKGDAAPLDGEAK encoded by the coding sequence ATGCGCCGCGTTCGACCGACCTGTGGGTCGTCGAGACCGCCACGCAGCGGCCGACGCGCTTGACCTTCGAGCCCGGCAACGACGATTCGCCGCAGTGGGCCCCCGACGGTGCGCACCTGTATTTCGTGACCAAGCGCAACCGCGGCGCGAAGCAACCGCCGCTCGACGGCAGCCGCCAGGTCTGGGTCACTGGCACGCACCCCGGCGAGCCGCTCGCGATCACGCGCGTCAAGGGCGGCATTACCGCGTACCAGCTCGCGCAGGACGGCCGGTCGCTGTACTACACGAAGGATGGCGAGGAGGCCGAGCAGGAATGGAAGACCCTGCGCAAGAAGTACAGCGACATCAAGTTCGGCGACGGGGCTGTGAAGTACACGGAGATCTGGAAGCTCAATCTCGAAAACTGGCGCGAGGAAAAGGTCGTGGCGCCGCTGCGCGTCATTACCGAATTCCACGTCGCACCCGACGAGAGCCGGATCGCCATGATCACCACGCCCGACGACCGGCTCATCACCAAGGAGGGCCAGTCGCGCGTTGACATCTTCGACGTGAAGACGGGTGAAATCACGACACTGCCGGATACGCTGTACCGTGCGCAGGCCCCTTCGCCGTACGGCTGGCTCGAGAACCTGGCCTGGTCTTCCGATGGGCAGGCGCTGGCCTGGACGGTGGACTTCGATGGCTATCCGGGCGAAATCCTCGTGGCCGAGTGGAAGGGCGCGACGGTGACTGTGCGCATGCTCAAGCGGCCGGACGAGATTCATGTCGCCGGGCCGCTGCACTGGCTGCCGGGAACGTCCGACCTGTGCTTCATCGGCCAGCAGCGGGCGCGAAAGCGCGTGGAATGCATCGCCAACGTGCGCGACGGCGGACAGGGTGACCTGCGCATGTTGACGCCCGGCGACGTGGTGGTCGATCGCTTCGCGTTCGCGGCCGCCAGCAGGCAGCTCGCGTACCTGATGAGCGACACGGAACATACGCCGGATGTGTTCTGGCTCGATCCGAGCAAGCCGGACGCCGCGGGCGTGCGGTTGACGAACGTCAACCCGCAAATCGATACCTGGAAGCTGCCGCAGATCTCGCTCTTTACGTGGAAGGCGCCCGACGGGGCGGAGGTCGAGGGCATCCTGGAATTGCCGCCGGACTACAAGGCCGGGCAGGGGCCGTTGCCAACGGTGATCGAGGTGCACGGCGGTCCGACGGACGCAACCTGGTTCCACTTGCGGTACTGGATTTACGGTCGCACACTCTTCGCAGCGCGGGGTTACGCGCTGCTCAGCCCGAACTACCGCGGCTCGGTCGGGTATGGCGACAGGTTCCTCATGCAACTGATCGGGCATGAGAACGAGATCGAGCTGCAGGATATTCTCTCCGGCGTCGATGCGCTCGTGGCCAAGGGCATCGCCGACCCGGACAAACTCGGCGTGATGGGCTGGAGCAACGGCGGTTTCGTGACGAATGGCCTGATCACCGCCACGCAGCGGTTCAAGGCGGCGAGCACCGGCGCAGGCGTGGTCGACCAGTTCATGCAATGGGGACTGGAAGACACGCCCGGGCACGTGATTAACTACATGCGCGGCCTGCCGTGGGAACGCGCGGAGGCGTACATGAAGGCTTCGCCGGCGTACAAGCTCGGCGCGGTCACCACGCCCACGATCATCCATGTCGGCGAAGAAGACACGCGCGTGCCGGCAGCGCATTCGCGGTCGCTCTATCGTGGGCTGAAGGAATACACGCAGGTGCCGACGATCCTGCTGGTGTACCCCGGTGCCGGGCACGGGCTGGCGATTGCGGACCACCGGAAGGGAAAGCTCGAGTGGGATCTGGCCTGGTTTGATCGCTACCTGCTGGGGAAGGGCGACGCGGCCCCGTTGGATGGCGAGGCGAAGTAG
- a CDS encoding redox-sensing transcriptional repressor Rex, giving the protein MIAARVVERLIAYRRRLKAWLADGKARIYSHELANLEGVTPAVVRRDLMTIGYTGSPARGYDVAGLIEKVGQVLDPPAPEGIALVGVGSLGRAILNYFSGAHPELPIVAAFDVDLGKVGRIINGCPCHSINDVEAVLRAGSLRTAILAVPADAAQRVAERLTRAGARGLLNFTPVRLRVPPEVYVEDVDIAVLLEKVVYFARTEDR; this is encoded by the coding sequence GTGATCGCGGCACGCGTGGTCGAGCGACTCATCGCTTACCGGCGCCGCCTGAAGGCGTGGCTCGCCGACGGCAAGGCGCGCATCTACTCCCATGAACTCGCCAACCTGGAAGGCGTGACGCCCGCGGTTGTCCGTCGCGACCTCATGACCATCGGCTACACCGGCAGCCCGGCCCGGGGCTATGACGTTGCCGGCCTGATCGAGAAGGTCGGCCAGGTGCTCGACCCGCCTGCGCCGGAGGGTATCGCGCTCGTTGGCGTGGGTTCGCTCGGGCGGGCCATCCTCAACTACTTCAGCGGTGCCCACCCGGAGCTGCCGATCGTGGCGGCGTTTGACGTCGACCTGGGCAAGGTCGGCCGCATCATCAACGGCTGCCCGTGCCATTCCATCAACGACGTCGAAGCGGTCTTGCGCGCCGGAAGTCTACGGACCGCGATCCTCGCCGTGCCCGCCGACGCCGCCCAGCGCGTGGCCGAACGTCTGACGCGGGCGGGCGCGCGGGGGCTGTTGAACTTCACTCCGGTGCGGCTGCGCGTGCCGCCGGAGGTGTACGTGGAAGATGTGGATATCGCGGTCCTGCTCGAGAAGGTCGTGTATTTCGCGCGGACCGAGGACCGTTGA